CTTCACGATCGCCTCGATCATCTCGCGAGCCCGTGTACCGGCCTCACTGGAGACGGCGGCGATCTTGATGATGCCAGAGTCATCGATGTCGATCGATGCGCCAGACTCTTCCTGAATGGCCCGAATCGTCTTGCCCTTCGGTCCGATGATCTCACCAATTTTCGACGGGTTGATCTGGATTGCAACGATCCTTGGTGCATAGTCGGACATCTCGTCACGGTGCGTGTCGAGCGCCTTGGCCATCTCGCCGAGGATGTGCATCCGGCCCTTGTTGGCCCGGGTCAGTGCCTCAGAGAGGACCTCAACCGTGAGGCCTTCGATCTTGATATCCATCTGGATGGACGTCACGCCCTCAGTCGTTCCGGCAACCTTGAAGTCCATGTCGCCGAGAGCATCCTCAATACCGAGGATATCGGTCAGGATAGCGACTTCATCGCCCTCCTTGATCAGCCCCATGGCGACACCGGCACACGGCGCCTTAATCGGCACACCTGCGTCCATCAGCGCCAGCGAGGCCCCACAAACCGACGCCATCGAAGACGAACCGTTCGACTCGAGCACGTCCGAGACGATACGGATCGTGTAAGGGAAGTCATCATACTCCGGCAGTAATGGCTGGATCGCCCGCTCCGCCAGGTTCCCGTGACCGATCTCGCGACGAGACGTGCCGCGGAACGGACGCGCCTCGCCGACGCAGAACGGCGGAAAGTTGTAATGGAGCATGAACGACTTCTTGATCTCTTCACGAGAATCGATCGAGTCGATCCGCTGTTCGTCACGCGATGTGCCGAGCGTAATGACTGCGAGTGCCTGCGTCTGTCCACGCGTGAACAGCGCCGAACCATGCGTCCGCGGAAGAATGCTGACTTCAGAGTTGATGGGCCGGATGTCGTTCACCCCACGACCATCGGCGCGAACACCGTTGTCCAAGATGTTGCGACGCATCGTGCTCTTCTCAAGTCCGTACACGACCTCGCCGATCATCTTGGCTTGATCGGCGTACGCCTCATCCTCAGCCGTCAGCGTTTTGATAACGTCGGACTTCACGACCTTCATGGCTGCGCCGCGCTCGTGCTTGTCGGCAATCTTGAGGGCCTCCACGACCGGTGCGGCAGCGAGTCCCTCGACCTTGGCCTTGAGATCTTCGTCGGGCAGAATGGCGGACCACTCCATCTCCGGCGCGCAGCGACCTTCGATGAAATCAGCCTGCATCGCGCAGATCTCTTTCACGGCCTCATGCGCGAGCGTGAGACCTTCAAGAATCTCTGACTCAGGGATCTCGAGCGCCCCGCCTTCGACCATCGTAATGGCGTCGGCGGACCCGGCAACAACGAGGTCAATGTCCGAGTACTCAAGCTGCTGGAAGGTCGGGTTCACGACCCAGTTGCCCTGAATTCGCCCAACGCGGACAGAGGCGACCGGCGTATGGAATGGCGCCGGTGACATGTTCAGCGCGGCAGAGGCGCCAAGAAGCGCCAACGTGTCTGCGTCATTTTCCTGATCAGCCGAAAGGATGAAGCACGTGACCTGGGTCTCGTGCTGGAATCCGTTCGGGAACAAGGGCCGAATCGGCCGATCGATCTGGCGAGCGGAGAGGATCTCCTTCTCGCCGGGGCGACCCTCACGCTTGAAGAATCCGCCCGGGATCTTACCGGCCGCGTAGGACTTCTCGCGGTACTCGATCGTCAACGGGAAGAAGGGGAGATGCGTGGGACGATCCTGCACTGTTACAGCGCATAGCACGACGGTGTCGCCATACTGAACCAGGCACGAACCCTGCGCGAGCTTGGCCATGCGGCCCGTCTCGAGCGAGAGTGTGCGCCCATGGAACTGACGCTCCATTTTGTGAATCATGTTGCTCTACTCACTTCGTATCGGACGAGGTCTTGCCCCGCCCTTGGATTGAACGCCGAAGTGCGCAGGGGATCCGGAAAAGAGAGCGACCGCCGCAAGGGGGGCATGCAACGCACGAGCCCGTTATTGCAGCGAATGTTGTAGGCCGTCTCTCACCCGAGGCTCCGTGCCTTCGGCTGAATACCGACTCCGGTCGCAGAGTGCGACCGCGCCGGGTACTTCTAGTGACGCAGGCCTAGATCCTTGATAAGGCTGCGGTACTGCTCGACGTCGCCCTTCTTGACGTACTCAAGGAGTCGTCGACGACGACCGACCATCTTCAACAATCCCTGACGGGAGTGATGGTCTTTCTTATGCGTGTCGAAGTGCGTCCTGAGGTCGTCGATCCGCGCGGTGATGATTGCGACCTGGACCGGAGCGCTGCCACGATCATTTTCGTGGAGCTGGTACTTCTTAATCACGTCTTCTTTGACGATCGCCATGGGCGTCGTGCCTCCTCGAGAGTCCGATGCTGCAAGGGAAGCGAAAGCTGTACACCCGGTCGATCCGGATGGTCTTTCGTAGTTCAGTCCAAAAAGCTAGGCAAACCTGAAGTGGTCGTCTACCGGTGCAGCAACTGCGATAACTAGAGCATGATCAGTGATTCGCGAGGATCTTCCGCGTCTGATCGACGTCACACCGAATCTGGGCGACAAGGGCCTTGACGCTCGAAAAGGGTTCGATCGGCCTCAGGTGCTTCACGAAGTCGACGCGCACCTCCTCTCCGTAGATGTCGCGGTCGAAGTCGAGGAGGTGAAGTTCCACACTTGGCGGCGAACCCTGGAAAGTGGGCCTTGGACCAAGGTGTAGCGCCCCCGACCATGTGCCTGAGCGGAGCACACCCCGCACGGCGTAAATGCCCTCTGGCGGAATCAGTTTGTCGCCACCGGAAGTCTGAAGATTTGCAGTGGCGAAACCGAGACCCTTGCCCCGCCCTTCGCCACGGACCACGACCCCTCGCAGAGAATAGGGCCGGCCAAGACACGCGGACGCGCCCACCATGTCGCAGTTATTGATCAGACTGCGGATCCTAGACGACGAGACGGCCTCGCCCTCCGCCAGGATTGGCTCGACCACGTCTACATCGAAGTCGAGCTCTCTGCCGATGTCACGAAGTGCGTCCGGGCCACCCTTACGATCCCGGCCGAAACCATGATCGTATCCGATCACGAGCTCCTTCACGCCGAGACGGCCTACCAGGATCTCTTCGACGAAGCGCCTCGGCGTGTACTTCGACAACGCCTCGGTGAAGGAGATGAAAACCGCATAATCCAAACCACTTTCCGCCAGGATTTCCTTCTTCTCCATCGCCGTAGTGAGCAGTGGGGGCGCGTGCTCGGGGCGCACGATCCGGAGTGGGTGTGGATCGAAGGTGACGAGAACGCTCCTGCGGTTCGTCGCCTCAGCTCGGCGGCGAATCTCCTGGAGTACCGCCCAGTGTCCCAGGTGGACGCCATCCAGATTCCCCACCGTGACAACAGTGCCGCGATCCGACGGGACGCCAGGTGGATAAGTCCACTGGATTGGTGTCATGCCGGGAATACCTTGCGAGGCCGAATCACCCCGTCGTCAAGTTCCGCGATCGCGAGAAGGTCCTCTCCAAAAGAAATCGCGACTCGGTCAGCCGATCTCCCCTCGCCTTCTCCTGCGATCCGGATCCGCTGGCCCTGGAGCAGGCGCGCGGCATGTTCGTCTTTGAGCGTGATGCCTTCGAGATGGGCCATCGCCGCAATCGGGGCCACACGAGCTCTCGCAACGACAGTTTCGTCGGCGAGTTCATCCATCGAGACCGCGTCCTCGATACGATACTGGCCTACCGAGGTCCTCCGGAGTTCGGTCAGATGAGCGCCGACACCGAGCGCCTCGCCAAGGTCCCGCGCGATCGCGCGGATGTACGTCCCACTTGAGCATCGAACACTGAAATCTACGTCCGACCCATCACAGGAGACGAGGTCCGCTTCGTGAATGGTCACGTCCACCGGAGGCAGCTCGACGTGCTCTCCTTTCCTCGCTCGGCTATACATCGCCTCGCCGTCCACTTTCTTGGCCGAAAACTGAGGTGGCACTTGCTGAATGGCACCAACAAGCTCGGCCAGGACCTGTCGAATCGCGGCCTCATCGACGGAGGACGCGTCTCGTTCAACCATCAGGGACCCGTCACGATCAAGCGTGTCCGTCGTCACGCCCAGACGAGCCGTAGCGTGATAGGTCTTGGACATCCCAGAGAGATATTCCGCGAGGCGGGTCGCCCTCCCAATGCAAAGCAAGAGCAGACCGGACGCAAACGGGTCCAGTGTACCCGTGTGGCCGACACGCCGTGTGCCCAGCGCGCGGCGCGCCGCCGCTACGACGTCGTGAGAGGTGGGACCGACCGGTTTGTCGACCGGCAGGACGAAATCGCCGGCAGCTAAGTTCACGCGTTCCCGGCCTCGGCCACAGCGTCCTGGTCGACCGAGTCAACTGCGGCTTCACGGGTGTCCGTTTCGTCCGACTCCGAGCCGGCTTCCGTCACATTGCTCGCCTCAGGCAAAACCTCCAACAGGACCTGATCGATCCGCATCGCACCCTCGTAGGACCGATCTTCACGGAATCGAAGCTCCGGCACCTTTCGAACGTGGAGCAGTCGGCCAAGGACAGACCGCAGGAAGGGTGCGGCAGCTTCAAGGCCTTTGAGGGTTTCGACCACGGCGGCATCACCACCCATGTCCCGCACGAAGATTCGCGCGGACCCTAGGTCGCGAGCCACCTCGACCCCGGTGATCGTGACAATTCCGACCCGAGGGTCACGTACCTGGGTGCGGATCAACTCTGACAGCTCACGCTTCAGCTGCTCATTGAGTCTCGCGATTCGTTTGCTCATCTCAATACACCTCGCGCCGAACGCGGACGATGATGGCACCACCATGGACTTCAACGAAGCCATCCACCTTGGACAGCGTCGACTCCGCGATCCGGTCATCGCCCGCCACGAGGGCGAGAGATAACTCAACTCGGGTGGCGATATCCTGAAAGCCCGTTTCAGCTACCGACACCTTGAACTTCGCCTGGAGACGATCCCCGGGCGACTGACATCCGGAAAGCGACAACTCCCGCGACTGCGAAGCCACGACCATCGGTCGCTCGGCTCGATCAGGTAGAGCTGGCGAGCGTCCGGGCGACCTCCTCCACGGAGTAGGCCTCGATGACGTCGCCGACCTTGATGTCGTTGAAGTTTGCGATCCCGATACCGCACTCGAAGCTTTCACGGACTTCCTTGACATCGTCCTTGAAACGCTTAAGGGAAGAGATGGCTCCGTCGTAGACCACCACGCCGTCTCGAATGAGGCGACCGTGCGCCTTCCTATCGATTCTACCATCGATGACGTAGCAACCCGCGATGGTACCAACCTTGGAGACGCGGAATGTCTCGCGGACCTCGGCAGCTCCCTCGACCGTCTCTCGACGCTCAGGCGTGAGCAGACCTTCCAGGGCGGCGGTGATGTCGTCCACCGCTTCGTAGATGACGTCGTAGACATTGATCTCGATGTCTTCTCGCTCAGCAGCCTGGCGAGCAGCCGTCTGAGGCCGAACCCGGAAGCCCAGGATCACAGCGCCACCCGTCTGGGCGAGCAGGATATCGGACTCGTTGATCGCTCCGACACCACGGTGAAGAATTTCCACCCGTACTTCGCTGGTTCCCAGTTGCTCGAGCGAATCGGAAAGGGCCTGCACGGAGCCGTCAACATCACCCTTGATGACCAGTGGCAGGCTCGAAACCTGTCCGGCAGCGACGAGCGCGCCGAAGTCCCCAAGCTTAACGCCACGTTCACGGATACGGAGTTGCTTCTCTCGGTCGAGCCGCTGGCGCGTCTCCGCGATCTC
This region of Longimicrobiales bacterium genomic DNA includes:
- the rpsO gene encoding 30S ribosomal protein S15; amino-acid sequence: MAIVKEDVIKKYQLHENDRGSAPVQVAIITARIDDLRTHFDTHKKDHHSRQGLLKMVGRRRRLLEYVKKGDVEQYRSLIKDLGLRH
- a CDS encoding DUF503 family protein; protein product: MVVASQSRELSLSGCQSPGDRLQAKFKVSVAETGFQDIATRVELSLALVAGDDRIAESTLSKVDGFVEVHGGAIIVRVRREVY
- the truB gene encoding tRNA pseudouridine(55) synthase TruB, giving the protein MNLAAGDFVLPVDKPVGPTSHDVVAAARRALGTRRVGHTGTLDPFASGLLLLCIGRATRLAEYLSGMSKTYHATARLGVTTDTLDRDGSLMVERDASSVDEAAIRQVLAELVGAIQQVPPQFSAKKVDGEAMYSRARKGEHVELPPVDVTIHEADLVSCDGSDVDFSVRCSSGTYIRAIARDLGEALGVGAHLTELRRTSVGQYRIEDAVSMDELADETVVARARVAPIAAMAHLEGITLKDEHAARLLQGQRIRIAGEGEGRSADRVAISFGEDLLAIAELDDGVIRPRKVFPA
- the rbfA gene encoding 30S ribosome-binding factor RbfA; this encodes MSKRIARLNEQLKRELSELIRTQVRDPRVGIVTITGVEVARDLGSARIFVRDMGGDAAVVETLKGLEAAAPFLRSVLGRLLHVRKVPELRFREDRSYEGAMRIDQVLLEVLPEASNVTEAGSESDETDTREAAVDSVDQDAVAEAGNA
- the pnp gene encoding polyribonucleotide nucleotidyltransferase, which codes for MIHKMERQFHGRTLSLETGRMAKLAQGSCLVQYGDTVVLCAVTVQDRPTHLPFFPLTIEYREKSYAAGKIPGGFFKREGRPGEKEILSARQIDRPIRPLFPNGFQHETQVTCFILSADQENDADTLALLGASAALNMSPAPFHTPVASVRVGRIQGNWVVNPTFQQLEYSDIDLVVAGSADAITMVEGGALEIPESEILEGLTLAHEAVKEICAMQADFIEGRCAPEMEWSAILPDEDLKAKVEGLAAAPVVEALKIADKHERGAAMKVVKSDVIKTLTAEDEAYADQAKMIGEVVYGLEKSTMRRNILDNGVRADGRGVNDIRPINSEVSILPRTHGSALFTRGQTQALAVITLGTSRDEQRIDSIDSREEIKKSFMLHYNFPPFCVGEARPFRGTSRREIGHGNLAERAIQPLLPEYDDFPYTIRIVSDVLESNGSSSMASVCGASLALMDAGVPIKAPCAGVAMGLIKEGDEVAILTDILGIEDALGDMDFKVAGTTEGVTSIQMDIKIEGLTVEVLSEALTRANKGRMHILGEMAKALDTHRDEMSDYAPRIVAIQINPSKIGEIIGPKGKTIRAIQEESGASIDIDDSGIIKIAAVSSEAGTRAREMIEAIVKDPEVGRIYEGPVKNTTTFGAFIEIMPGTEGLCHISELADDRVENTEDVVKKGDIVRVKLLSIDEKGRLRLSRKVAMAEDAAAEAGGGAADSEDGAEG
- a CDS encoding bifunctional riboflavin kinase/FAD synthetase; translation: MTPIQWTYPPGVPSDRGTVVTVGNLDGVHLGHWAVLQEIRRRAEATNRRSVLVTFDPHPLRIVRPEHAPPLLTTAMEKKEILAESGLDYAVFISFTEALSKYTPRRFVEEILVGRLGVKELVIGYDHGFGRDRKGGPDALRDIGRELDFDVDVVEPILAEGEAVSSSRIRSLINNCDMVGASACLGRPYSLRGVVVRGEGRGKGLGFATANLQTSGGDKLIPPEGIYAVRGVLRSGTWSGALHLGPRPTFQGSPPSVELHLLDFDRDIYGEEVRVDFVKHLRPIEPFSSVKALVAQIRCDVDQTRKILANH